CAGCATCATCAACTACCTGCGGTGGTCCGCCCGCGCGTACCGGCTCCACGAGGGGACGGGGAGCCCGGTGATTGGCTCCGTGAGCTTCGACGGGACGTTGACGAGCCTCTTCGCGCCACTGCTGGCGGGTCGCGCGCTGTTCCTCGTCCCGAGGGGGCGCGAAATCGACGTGCTGACGTCCGGTGACTACCCGGAGCAGGGCTTCAGCTTCATCAAGATGACGCCTTCACATCTGCGGGCCTTCAACGGCCTGGGCAAGACGCGGCAGGTGTTGGGGCGCGCGCACGCGGTGGTGCTGGGCGGCGAAGGGCTGCACGGCGTGGACCTGACGTCGTGGCGGGAGCAGGGCGTGCCCACCCGCATCATCAACGAGTACGGGCCCACCGAGGCCTCCGTGGCGTGCTGCTTCGAGGAACTGCTCCCGGACGGTGCGCCGCTGCCGGAGCGGGTTCCCATTGGCCGGCCCATCACCGGCATGCGGCTGTACATCCTCGACCGTTTCCTCCAGCCGGTGCCGGTGGGGGTGTCCGGAGAGCTGTACATCGGAGGCATCGGGCTGGCCCGGGGCTATCTGCGCCGCCCGGACCTGACGGCGGAGCGGTTCATCCCCAACCCCTTCGACACGGACTCGACGGGGGCGGGGGGCTCGCGGCTCTACCGGACGGGCGACCATGCCCGGTATCTGCACGACGGCCGCATCGAGTACCTGGGGCGACAGGACGATCAGCTCAAGATTCGCGGCCACCGCGTCGAAGCGGGGGAGGTCGAGGCCGCGCTCGGTCGCCACGACGACGTCGTCCAGGCCGCGGTGGTGTTGCGGCGCGCGCCCGACGGCGCGGCCCGCCTGGTGGCCTACGTGCAGCCCCAGACGATGGAGCGCCCGGACGGCACGGACCTGCGCACGGAGCTGCGCAAGGCCCTGCGCGACGTGGTGCCCGAGTACATGGTGCCCGAGGTCATCGTGGTCCTCCCGGAGCTGCCGCTGAGCCCCAGCGGGAAGATTGACCGCAAGGCCCTGCCGCACGTGACGTCGGAGGCCGCCACGGGCGTGGCGTTGGCCCGCACCGGGGCGCTCACGGAGACGGAGCGGCAGCTCCAGGCGCTCTTCAGCGAGCTGTTGGGCCTGAGCGCCGTGGCGCCCACCGACAGCTTCTTCGAGCTGGGCGGACACTCGCTCCTGGCCGTCACGCTCATCTCGCGCATCTCCGCGAAGCTGGGGGTGGAGGTTCCGCTCAACGAAGTCTTCGACCGTCCCTCGGTGGAGGCGCTGGCCCGTTGGATTGAAGAGCACTCGGTGATGGTCACCGCGCTGGTCCGGCAGCTCCCCGCCTGTGTGATCGCGCTGAAGCCGCTGGGCAAGAATCCGCCGTTGTTCTTGGCGCCGCCCTCGGCGGGCAGCCCCGCCGTCTACGTCACCCTGGCGCGCTACCTGTCCTCGGACCAGCCCGTGTTCGGCTTCCAGATGCCGGGGGTGATGGATGACCAGCAGCCTCCGGAGACCATCGAGGAGTCGGCCGCGCTGTACGTGGCGGCCATGAGACAGGTCCAGCCGCGCGGGCCCTACCGCATCGCGGGCTGGTCCTACGGTGGGCTCGTCGTGTGTGAGATGGCCCGCCAACTGGAGGCGATGGGGGAGCAGGTGGCCTTGTTGGGCCTGATTGACGGCGCCGCGCTGGACCGGCTCGCCGCGCATGACGCGAATGGTGAAGAGATTCCCGGGGGCTCGCAGATGTTCAAGGCGCTGGGGGAAGCCCCCATGCCGAAGGACTACGCGAGCGCCAGGCAGATCGGTGAATGGATGGGTATCAGCCTGCCGGAGTCGCTAGGTGACCTGCTCCGTCGGGACGCGGAAGGACACCATTCCTATCTCCGGCGTTTCTTGCGCGATACAGCCCTCACCGCGCGGAATTTCCTGGCAACACGGCGCTCCGAACAACTCTATACGTTCACTTCATACAGCGGCACCGCCACACTTTTCAGGACGGGTCCTGTGACAGTGGGAGGTGACCCGCTTGTCGACAGCGTGAAGACGTTCGCCCTTGCCGGCACGGAAGTGATTCCCGTTCCGGGTAATCACATGACACTCATCATGGATGAGAGAAATGTCCTCGTGCTTGCAAATGAAATTCAAAAATGTCTGGATAGGGTGCTGGTTTTTCCTGCCCTCGCTGAGCTGTCTCGGGCGGAAATGCCAGTGCAAGGTTTGACTGCGTAGCTCCCCAAGGAGGTCCTGCAATGCCACACCGAGTCCTATCGATGGACGGTACTTCTATTTCTGGCGGTGAAGGGTATGTCACCGCCGGCATGCTCAAATCGCTTCGTGAGAATTTGACCGCGAAAGGGCAAACCCAGTCACTGCTGAACGACGTCGAGCTGTTCTCGGGCACGTCCGCGGGGGCGTTCAACGCGGCGTTCTTCGCCAGCTACGAGAACCCGGACGATGCCTTCCCCAAGATTCTCGACTTCTGGGGCGAAGTCGTCTCGATGAACCGCAAGGCCGTGGGGCTGGCCCGGACCGCGCTGGCGCTGACGGGCAACAGCGCGCTGCTCGATTCGAGCTACATGCGTGACTTCTTCTGCAGCTACTTCGGCGCCACGCTGCGGCTGGGCGACTTGAAGCGCAAGGTCGCGCTGCCGTCCTTCCAGTTGGATGGTCAGCGCAAGGCGCTCCGGACGTGGAAGGCCAAGGTGTTCCACAACACCGGCCACGACAACGATCCGGATCTCAACGAGCTGGTGGTGGACGTGCTGATGCGGAGCGGTTCGCCGCCGCTGTCCTATCCCATCTACCAGGGGATGCGGCACGAGGGGAGCGGCTACGTGGATGGCGGCATCTTCGCCAACAACCCGTCGCTGGTGGCCCTGGCGCAGATCGTCAACAACATCACCCGGAAGAGCCGCGCGGAGAAGGTCGAGACGATGGAGACCGAGCCGCCCGACCTCACGAACATCCTGATGATGTCGGTGGGCAACGGCTGCACGTCCTCCTATCTCACGCCGCGCTTCTGTAACGGCGTCGCCAACTGGGGCTTCTCCAACTGGCTGCTCGACTTCCATGACCCCATGGTCCTGGTGAAGATGATGCTCGAGGCCGGCTCGGACGCGGCGGACCACCAGTGCCGGATGATTCTGCGGAAGAAGTACTTCCGGCTGAATCCCGTGGTGGAGCACTCGCTCTCCGCGGGCAACACCAAGCAGGTCGAGTCCACCGTCCAGCAGCTCGTGAGCACGCAGTCCACGCTCATGCAGCTCAACCGGGCGCAGGCGTGGCTCGGCAAGTCCGGCTGGATGGAGAAGTCCGCGCCCAGCCAGACGCAGCCGACCCCGGCGACCTAACACGCAGGCCACACCCAGCACGGACCCAACCCGAGAGGTGCATTGAGATGGTCAGGATTCTTCTTGTCTCCGGAAGAGGCGGCGCCGGAAAGAGCACCGTGGCCGCCGCGACGGCGCTGGCCGCTTCGCGCCGGGGCCTCCGGACGATGCTGCTTTCGTTCGGCACGTCTCGCGGTCTGGGCACCGCGTTCGGTCTGGAGGCGCCGCTCTTCTCCGGACCCCGGGGCGTGCCGGTGGGCATCAACGACCAGCTCTCCCTCCACGAGGTGGATGTCGCGGAGGAGCTCCGGTTGGGATGGAACAGCGGCCAGGGCGGCCTGGCCGCGCTGGTGGGCAGTGGCTTGGAGCGCGTGAGCGCGGAGGAGGTGGCGGTGACGGCCGAAGCGGCCCACATCGTCACGCTCCTCCGGCTGGGCGAGTACGTCCGGGAGCAGCGTCACGACCTCATCGTCGTGGACTGTCCGTCCACCTCCGAGGCGCTCCAGCTTCTCAACACCGTCTCCGCGATGAGCTGGTACGCGCGCAAGCAGCAGGCGCCCACGCAGCCGGGCCGCAAGGCGCGTTTGTTGGCCGCGAGCCTCCACGGCGCGGAGGCCAGCCTGGAGGTGCGTGACCGGCTCAAGGCCGTGGATGAGCTGCTGCACAACCCCGAGGTGACCACGCTGCGGCTGGTGACCTCCGCGGACACGGCCTCCGTTCAGGAGACGCAGCGGGCCTATACGTTCTTCAACCTCCACGGAGCCGCCGTGGACTGTGTCGTCATCAACCGCCTGGCACCGGACGGCGAGGGCGCGGACGCCGAGCTTTCGCGGGTGCAGCAGCCGCACGTGGAGAAGCTGCGCGGTGTCTTCAGCGGGGTGTTGTTGCTCGAGGTCTCGCGGCAAGTCGGGGACGTGGTGGGCGAGGTGCCGCTGGAGGCGTTCGCCGAGCAGCTCTACCAGGGCGAGGACCCGGTGCGACTCGGCGAGCCGCAGCCCTTGCTGGGCCTGCGCAAGGACGCGGTGGACGCGTACCTGCTGGAGGTCCGGCTCCCCTTCGTGACGAAGGGTGAGGTCGAGCTGTCCCGGAGGGGCGAGGAGTTCGTCATCCAGGTGGGTGGGGTCCGGCGCAACGTCGTGTTGCCCCGGATGGTCGCGCAGTTGCCGACGTCGGGTGCCCGCATGGAGGGCGACCGGCTCATCGTGAGTTTCCAGAAGGAAAGGGGTGTCTGATGTCCACGCAAGATGGTCGTTATCCCAAAGGCGCGTTTGGCAGTTCCCCCATGTATGCGGCCCGGATCGCGGACCTCACCAACGCGGTGATTCCCGGTGGCCGGGAGTTCGTGCAGCAGCTCTTCCGCGCGAAGCAGGAGGCCCTGAAGGGCGTGGCCCACCTGGTCGACGCGCAGATTCAGGAGCTGGCGCACATCGACTCCGCCATCGATGACCGGGCGAAGCAGCCGCCGGTCCAGCCCGCGCCGCATGCGCAGGCGGCGAGTCGTCCGCCCAAGCCGGTGATGTCGCTGGGCGAGGCGTTCCAGAAGGCGAGCGACCTGTTCATGTCGAAGCGGCCGAAGAGCGCCTCGGGCGCCACGATTCCCGCGGCGTGCGCCAGGCCGAGTGACCGCCGTGCGCCTCCCTCGGCGTCGGCCCCCGTCGCCCCGGCCGAGTGCCCCGTGAGCTCGAGCAGCACGAGTGCTCCCAGCGCGGATGTCAGCCCCGCGCCGGAGCCTCTGGAGAAGATTTCAATCAGCTAGGCAGTGAAAGGGGTGGGTCGTGTCGGAGGAGAATGCTTCCTCGATGGAGTCGATGACGCCGCTGCAGCGAGCGGCGCTGGCAATCAAGACCCTGCGGGCGCGCGTCGACGGATTGGAGCGCGCGCGCTCGGAGCCCATCGCCATCATTGGCATGGGGTGCCGGTTTCCAGGTGGGGCCAATGACCCCGCGACGTACTGGGACCTGCTGCGCGCGGGTGTGGACGCGGTGGGGCCGGTGCCTCCAGACCGCTGGGACGCGGAGGCGTACTACGCCGCGGACCCGGACGCGGTCTGGAAGATGATTGTCCGTGAGGGAGGCTTCCTGTCGCAGCCCATCACCGGCTTCGACAGCGAGTTCTTCGGGCTGTCGCCCCGCGAGGCGAACTACGTCGACCCCCAGCAGCGCCTCATGCTCGAGGTGTCGTGGGAAGCGCTGGAGGACGCCGGCATCGCGCCGGGCTCGCTGGCGGGCAGCGACACCGGCGTCTATGTCGGCTTCCTGAGCAGTGACTACGGCCGCGTGCCCTTCAAGGCGGTGCAGACCCGGGACCTGCCGTACATGGGGACCGGCAACGAGCTGAGCTTCTCCGCGGGGCGCGTCTCGTACGTGCTGGGCCTCCAGGGGCCGTCCATGGTCGTCGCGACGGCGTGCTCCTCCGCGCTCGTCTCGGCCCACCTCGCGTGTCAGGCCCTGCGTCAGGGCGAGTGCTCGCTCGCGCTCGCGGGCGGGGTGAATGTCATCATCCGGCCGGACAGCAACATCGTCCTGTCGAAGATGCGCGCCCTGGCGCCGGACGGACGGTCGAAGACGTTCGATGCCTCCGCCAATGGCTACGGCCGTGGTGAGGGCTGCGGCGTCCTGGTGCTCAAGCGCCTCTCCGACGCGCAGCGGGACAAGGACCGCATCCTCGCCGTCATCCGTGGCTCGGCGGTGAACCATGACGGCCTCAGCGGCGGACTGACGGTCCCCAACGGCCCCGCGCAGGAGAAGCTGCTGCGCAAGGCGCTGGAGTCCGCGGGCCTGTCGCCCTCGGACGTGAGCTACATCGAAGCCCACGGAACGGGGACTCCGCTGGGCGACCCCATCGAGCTGCGCGCGCTCGACGCCGTGCTCCGTCATGGCCGGAGCCCCGAGGCGCCGTTGCTCGTCGGCTCGGCGAAGACGAACCTCGGACACCTGGAGTCCGCCGCCGGTGCCGCGGGGATGATCAAGGTCGTGCTGTCGATGCGGCAGGGAGAGATTCCCCCGCACCTGCACTTCCGCAAGCCCAACCCGGCCGTGGATTGGGACCAGTTGAACCTCGCCATCCCCACGCAGGTGACGCCGTGGCCGGCGGGCGAGAAGCCCCGGGTCGCCGGCATCAGCGGCTTCGGCCTCAGCGGTGTGAACTCCCACGTGCTCATCGCGGAGGCTCCGCCCGTGCAGCCGCGGACGCCGGAGCTCACGCCTCGGCCGCACCATGTGCTCGCGCTCTCGGCGCGGACGCCGCAGGCGCTCGGTGAGCTGGCGCAGCGTTACGCGCAGGCGCTCGGCCAGCCCGAGCTCACGGCGCAGCCGCTGGAGGACATCTGCTTCACCGCGAACACGGGGCGTGAGTCCTTCCGTCACCGGCTGGCGGTGCTGGGCACGTCGCACGATGCGCTGCGCACGCAGCTCGCCGCCTTCGCCACGGGGGAGAACCCACCCTCGGTGCTGACGGGCAAGGCGGAGGCGGCGCCCAAGCTGGCCTTCCTCTTCACCGGGCAGGGCGCGCAGTGGCTGGGGATGGGGGAAGAGCTGTTCAAGACGGAGCCCGCGTTCCGTCAGGCGCTGCTTCGGTGCGACGAGGTGCTGCGGCCGTTGATGGGCCAGTCGCTCATCGACCTGCTCTATCCGGCGGATCGCGACGCACAGGCGCGGGCGCGGCTGGACGAGACGGGCTTCACCCAGCCCGCCCTGTTCGCGTTGGAGTACGCCCTGGCGCAGGTGTGGATGCAGTGGGGCGTCCGGCCGGACTTCGTCATGGGGCACTCCGTCGGCGAGTTCGTGGCAGCGTGCGTGGCGGGGGTATTCACCCTCGAAGAGGGGCTGGATCTCATCGCCACCCGTGCGCGGCTGATGCAGTCGCTGCCCGCCGGAGGCGCCATGGCGGCCGTGTCCGCCGAGCGCGCCGAGGTCGAGGCGCTGCTGGGCCGGTACGACGGCCAGGTCTCCATCGCGGCCTTCAATGGCCCTCGCAACATCGTGATTTCGGGGCGTGAAGCCGCGGTGAAGGACTGCGTGGCCGAGCTGACGCGGCAGGGGAAGCGCGGGACGATGCTGCGCGTCTCCCATGCGTTCCACTCGGCGTTGATGGACCCCATCCTCGATGCGTTCGCGCGGGCGGTGGAGAAGGTCCGCTTCCAGGCGCCGACGCTCCCGTTGATTTCCAACCTGACCGGGCGCGAGGCGGGGAAGGAAATCCTGACGCCCCGATACTGGGTGCAGCACCTCCGCGAGCCGGTGATGTTCGCCCGTGGAATGCAGACGCTGGAGCAGGCGGGCGTGAAGGCCTTCCTGGAGGTCGGTCCCAAGCCCACGCTGGTGACGATGGGCCAGTCCTGCATCACGCAGGGGAACCCGCTCTGGGCGGGGAGCTTGCGTCCCGAGCGCTCGGATTGGCAGCAACTGTTGGAGGGGCTCGGTGCGCTGTACGTCGCGGGTGTGCCCGTGAACTGGCGGGGCCTGGACCAGGGGCGAGAGCGATACAAGGTCGCGCTGCCCGTGTATCCCTTCCAGCGGCGGAGTCACTGGATGGAGCTGACGGGGGACTCCTGGGACTACCCGGGGGCGAGCACGGCGCCGACGCCGCTCCACCCGCTCCTGGGACACCTGCACGCTTCGCCGTCGCAGACGCGGCAGTTCGAGTCCTCCGTGGGCGCCGCGAAGCCCGCCTTCCTCAAGGACCATGGTGTGTATGGACAGGTCCTGATGCCCGGCGCGGCCTACGTGGAGATGGCGCTCGCGGCGGGGGCGGCGCTCTTCACGGGGACAGGAGGGACGGTCGACGAGGTCACGTTCTCGCAGGCCCTCTTCCTACCCGAAGCAGGTGAGCGCCGGGTCCACTTGCTGTACTCGCCGGAAGGCGAACGCGGCGGGCGCTTCGAAATCCACAGCCAGGAAGAGCGCACCGGTGACGGGGAGTCCGCGTGGATTCTCCATGCGCACGGTAAGGTGTCCGCCGCTGGGGCCACGGACGGCTCCCGCGTGGACCTCGCGCGCTTGAAGAAGCAGGTGTCGCGGGAAGTCCCGGTGGCGGGCTACTACGAGAAGCTGAGCCACGCCGGGCTCGCCTATGGTCCGAGCTTCCGTGGCATCCAGCAGCTCTGGCGCGGTGAAAATGAGGTCCTGGGCCGGTTGGCCCTCACTGGCAGCGCGGCGGACGAGGCGGAGCAGTACACGCTCCAGCCCGCGCTCCTGGATGCCTGCTTCCAGATGGTCGGGGCCGTGCTCGACGAGGAGGGCGATGCGGCCTACCTGCCCGTGGGCGTCGGCAAGGTCCAGGTGCTCCGGAGCGGCTTGAAGGACGTCTGGGCCCACGCCACGTTGTCCCGGTGCGATGACGCGAAGGGCCCTGGCTTCACGTGTGATCTCCAGCTCCTGACGGCGGACGGAGACCTCGTGGCGACGGTGGAGCGGTTGTCACTCCGGCGCATCACCCGCGAGAGCCTCCTGGGCGCGAAGGGCAAGCGCTTCCAGGGCTGGCTCTATGAGCTGGAGTGGCAGGAGCGGCGGCTGGAGGCCGCGCCGTCAGTGGAGTCCTCCGCGCCGACGACGCAGTGCCTCATCCTGTCCGACGTGGCGGGCGTGGGAGCGCGGCTCGCCGAAAAGCTCAAGGGGCGCGGATGGCATGTCGTGACGGTGCGCGCGGACGCGCCGGGCGGGCGTGAGTCCGCGCAGGCGCTCCTCGCCCGGTTGCCGTCGGGCGCGGCGCAAGGGCCCTTGCGCGTGGTCGACTTGTGGAGCCTCGACGGTGATGGCCATGACGTCCCGGCGCATGCCTTGGGACACGCCTCACGCGTGCTCGCGCTGGCCCAGGCGCTGGTCGAGGCCAAGGGGGCGGACACGGCCCTCTGGCTGGTGACGCGTGGCGCGCAGTCGACGTCGGAGAAAGAGCGCATCACCCACCTCGGAAGCTCGGTGTTGTGGGGGCTGGGCAAGTCCATCACCCGCGAGCACCCGGACCTCCACTGTCGCCGCGTGGACCTGGATGCGGGCGCGCCCGGGCACGAAGTCGAGCAGCTCCAGGCCGAGCTGCTCGGCGCCGGCGCCGAGGACGAAATCGCGCTGCGTGGCACGTCCCGCCGCGTGGCCCGGCTGGTGCGGAGCCGTCGGGCGCGGAGCGCGGGGAGCGACGTCACGTTGTCGCCCGACGCGAGCTACCTGGTGACGGGTGGCCTCGGCGGCCTGGGGCTCGTCGTCGCGGAGCGGCTGGTGGAGCGGGGGGCCCGTCACCTCGTGTTGATGGGCCGTCGCGCGCCATCCCCGGAGGCTCGAGCCCGGCTCGACGTGCTGGAGCAGCGCGGGGTGACGCTCCAGGTCCTGCAATGCGACGTGGCGGCGGCCTCGGAGCTGGAGCGCGCCGTCTCGGAGCTCTCCGGACGGATGCCGCCCATCCGGGGCGTGGTCCACTCCGCGGGCGTCATCGATGATGGCCTCTTCGTGCAGATGACGCCGGAGCGGCTGGCGAAGGCCTTCGCGCCCAAGGTCTCCGGTGGTTGGAACCTTCACCAGGTGTTCCAGGGCACGGCGCTGGACTTCTTCGTCGTGTTCTCCTCGGCCTCGTCCCTCATCGGCTCGGCGGGACAGGCCAACTACGTGGCCGCCAATGCCTTCCTCGACGGGCTCGCGCGTCACCGCCAGGCACAGGGCCTGCCCGGACTGAGCCTCAACTGGGGCGCCTGGGCCGACGTGGGCGCGGCGGCGGAGGACTCGATTCGCCGTCGCATGGAGCAGTTGGGCTTCGGCGTGATTCCGCTGGAAGACGGGCTTCAGGCCTTTGAACAGGCCCTGGGGCTCAAGGGACAGCTCGGCGTCCTTCCGGTGGACTGGGCGGTGCTCGGACGCCGAGGTGCTTCGCCGCTCTTCGAGGCCTTCATCGAGAAGCCGGGCCCGGCCGCGAGCGAGGGCATTCGTCAGAAGCTGGAGAAGCTGCCGCCCAAGGAGCGCCGAGGCGCGTTGCGCGCGCACGTGGGCACGCTGGTGAATGGCGTGCTGGGGCGTCCGCCGACGGAGCCGCTCGACCCGAACCAGGGCTTCTTCGAGTTCGGCATGGACTCGCTGATGTCCGTGGAGCTGCGCAACGTCCTGCAGCGCAGCCTGGGCACCTCGCTGCACGCGACGGTGGCCTTCGACAACCCCACCGTCAACGGGCTGGTGGACTACCTGGCGGCGGAGGTGTTGGGCCTGCGGGAGGAGGAGGCCACGCCCGTGGAGGAGGCGCCCCAGGACACCGAGCTGGAGGCGCTCCTGGCCGACGTGGACAGCCTGGACGACGATGCCGTCCAGGCCATGCTCCGGCGCGGCCGCTGAGCGACTACGGCTGGCGGGGCCTCGCGTCGTAGACGAGGTCCGTGATGGCGGAGAGCGTCTGGAGGTTCTCCACCTTCAGCGCCTCCGCGGGGACGGAGATGCCGTACTTCTTCTGGACGAAGGCCATCATCCGCGCCGTCTCCAGCGAGTTCAGCACGCCCAGCTCCAGCAGCGGGGTGGACGCGTCGAGCTCGTTGGAGTCTCCATCCAGGAGCTCCTCGACGACGTAGTGGGTCAGTTCCTTGAGGAGGGTGTCTCGGTTCATGATGTGAGACCTGTCGTGGGGGTGAGTTCGTTTTGAACGGCCTGGACAACCTGGACGGTCATTTCATTGATGAAGAAATGGCCGCCCGGAAACATCTTCATGGAGAAGGATTTCTGTGTTTGCCGCCGCCAGTCCTCCAGCGCGGCTTCAGACACACGCGGATCCCGCGTGCCGCCCAATGCACAGACTGGCACGGGGAGCGGCGGCTCGTCCTGGTAAATATAGCTCTCCGACAGCTTCAGGTCGGCGCGCAGGATGGGGAGGATGAGGTCCAGAATCTCGGGCTGTGCCAGGACTTGCTGAGGGATTCCGTCGTAGCGGGCGCTCAGCTCACGGATGAAGTCATCCCGCTTGAGGCCACTCAGGGGCGGCAGGCCGCTGCGCCGCGACGGCGCCTCGGCGCCGGAGACGATGAGCGCCTGGGGCAGCGGCAGTCCCCGGCGGCGCAGCTCGCGGGTCAGCTCGAAGG
This genomic window from Myxococcus hansupus contains:
- a CDS encoding thioesterase II family protein, giving the protein MNSQTHPVTEPTPWLIRRKPTAAPRLRLFCFPYAGAGSLPYFKWPDLLPEADIEVCAIQPPGRESRLHEPSVEELPRLMDALVKELSPLLGAPFAFFGHSLGALIAFELTRELRRRGLPLPQALIVSGAEAPSRRSGLPPLSGLKRDDFIRELSARYDGIPQQVLAQPEILDLILPILRADLKLSESYIYQDEPPLPVPVCALGGTRDPRVSEAALEDWRRQTQKSFSMKMFPGGHFFINEMTVQVVQAVQNELTPTTGLTS